In the Mycolicibacter sp. MU0102 genome, one interval contains:
- the sufB gene encoding Fe-S cluster assembly protein SufB, translating to MTLTPEATEATAEPTQEETIASLGRYEFGWADSDAAGAAAQRGISEAVVRDISAKKNEPEWMLEARLRAYRTFMKKPMPNWGSDLSGIDFDNIKYFVRSTEKQAQTWDDLPDDIRNTYDRLGIPEAEKQRYIGGVAAQYESEVVYHKIREDLEAQGVIFLDTDTALKEHEELFREYFGTVIPAGDNKFSALNTAVWSGGSFIYVPKGVHVDIPLQAYFRINTENMGQFERTLMIIDEDAYVHYIEGCTAPVYTSDSLHSAVVEIVVKPGGRCRYTTIQNWSVNVYNLVTKRARAEAGATMEWVDGNIGSKVTMKYPAVWMTGEHAKGEVLSVAFAGEDQHQDTGAKMLHLAPNTSSNIVSKSVARGGGRSSYRGLVEIHKGAHGAKSSVKCDALLVDNVSRSDTYPYVDIREDDVTVGHEATVSKVSENQLFYLMSRGLTEDEAMAMVVRGFVEPIAKELPMEYALELNKLIQLQMEGSVG from the coding sequence ATGACACTCACGCCGGAGGCCACCGAAGCAACCGCGGAGCCGACCCAGGAAGAGACGATCGCGTCGCTGGGGCGGTACGAATTCGGATGGGCCGACAGCGACGCCGCCGGTGCGGCCGCCCAGCGGGGTATCTCCGAGGCCGTGGTGCGCGACATCTCGGCGAAGAAGAACGAGCCGGAGTGGATGCTCGAGGCACGCCTGCGGGCCTACCGGACCTTCATGAAGAAGCCGATGCCCAACTGGGGTTCGGATCTGTCCGGCATCGACTTCGACAACATCAAGTACTTCGTGCGGTCCACCGAAAAGCAGGCCCAGACCTGGGACGACCTGCCCGATGACATCCGCAACACCTACGACCGCCTGGGCATCCCCGAGGCCGAGAAGCAGCGCTACATCGGTGGCGTGGCCGCCCAGTACGAATCCGAAGTGGTCTACCACAAGATCCGCGAAGACCTTGAGGCGCAAGGGGTCATCTTCCTTGACACCGACACCGCGCTCAAGGAGCACGAGGAGCTGTTCCGTGAGTACTTCGGCACGGTGATCCCGGCCGGAGACAACAAGTTCTCCGCGCTCAACACCGCGGTGTGGAGTGGGGGATCGTTCATCTACGTGCCCAAGGGTGTACACGTCGACATCCCGCTTCAGGCCTACTTCCGGATCAACACCGAGAACATGGGCCAGTTCGAGCGCACGCTGATGATCATCGACGAAGACGCCTATGTGCATTACATCGAGGGCTGCACCGCGCCGGTGTACACGTCGGACTCGCTGCACTCCGCGGTGGTGGAGATCGTCGTCAAGCCGGGCGGCCGCTGCCGCTACACCACCATCCAGAACTGGTCGGTCAACGTCTACAACCTGGTGACCAAGCGGGCCCGGGCCGAGGCCGGCGCCACCATGGAGTGGGTCGACGGCAACATCGGCTCCAAGGTCACCATGAAGTACCCGGCGGTCTGGATGACCGGCGAGCACGCCAAGGGCGAGGTGCTCTCGGTGGCGTTCGCCGGCGAAGACCAGCACCAGGACACCGGCGCCAAGATGCTGCACCTGGCGCCCAACACGTCGTCCAACATCGTCTCCAAGTCGGTGGCGCGCGGCGGCGGTCGGTCCTCCTACCGGGGCCTGGTGGAGATCCACAAGGGCGCGCACGGTGCCAAGTCGAGCGTGAAATGCGATGCGCTGCTGGTCGACAACGTCAGCCGCAGCGACACCTACCCCTACGTCGACATCCGTGAGGACGACGTCACCGTCGGCCACGAGGCCACCGTGTCGAAGGTCAGCGAGAACCAGCTGTTCTACCTGATGAGCCGCGGCCTGACCGAGGACGAGGCGATGGCGATGGTGGTGCGCGGCTTCGTCGAGCCGATCGCCAAGGAACTGCCGATGGAATATGCGCTGGAACTCAACAAGCTGATCCAGCTGCAAATGGAAGGCTCGGTGGGCTAG
- a CDS encoding helix-turn-helix transcriptional regulator, whose protein sequence is MGEVKATTETAGQRPGGAVMAGTPLAAEVASGHDTRHAVVRLLMESGSITAGEIGAQLGLSAAGVRRHLDALIEMGDAEAHAAASWQQVGRGRPAKRFQLTEAGRGKLGHRYDDLAVAAMRQLREIGGEDAVVDFARQRIDTILAKVAAVAAGSGTDDGDLEATAQRIAGALTEAGYAATTARVDGGVPGVQILQHHCPVANVAKEFPELCRAERQAMAEVLGTHVQRLATIADGGYVCTTHVPLTNRSAKVAKAGKSGAAATAKKQH, encoded by the coding sequence ATGGGGGAGGTGAAGGCCACCACCGAAACCGCCGGGCAACGCCCCGGCGGTGCGGTTATGGCAGGCACCCCGCTGGCGGCCGAAGTCGCCAGCGGCCACGACACGCGTCACGCGGTGGTACGCCTGCTGATGGAATCCGGATCGATCACCGCGGGGGAGATCGGCGCCCAGCTGGGCTTGTCGGCCGCCGGGGTGCGTCGCCACCTGGATGCCCTGATCGAGATGGGTGACGCCGAGGCACACGCGGCGGCATCCTGGCAGCAAGTGGGCCGCGGGCGTCCGGCGAAGCGGTTCCAGCTGACCGAAGCCGGCCGCGGCAAGCTGGGCCACCGCTACGACGACCTCGCGGTGGCCGCCATGCGCCAGCTGCGCGAGATCGGCGGCGAGGACGCGGTGGTCGACTTCGCCCGACAGCGCATCGACACCATCCTGGCCAAGGTCGCGGCCGTCGCAGCCGGCAGCGGTACCGACGACGGCGACCTGGAAGCCACCGCCCAACGCATCGCCGGCGCACTGACGGAGGCCGGTTATGCCGCCACCACCGCGCGGGTGGACGGTGGCGTACCGGGGGTGCAGATCCTGCAGCACCACTGCCCGGTGGCCAACGTCGCCAAGGAGTTCCCGGAGTTGTGCCGGGCCGAGCGACAGGCGATGGCCGAGGTGCTGGGCACCCACGTGCAGCGGTTGGCGACCATCGCCGACGGCGGCTACGTCTGCACCACCCATGTGCCACTGACCAACCGGAGCGCCAAGGTCGCGAAGGCCGGCAAGTCCGGCGCCGCCGCGACCGCCAAAAAACAGCATTAG
- the mptB gene encoding polyprenol phosphomannose-dependent alpha 1,6 mannosyltransferase MptB, whose translation MAFRRHSLSTSIAHLHGDERTVGSPLNAAELVALRRTRLFGATGTVLMAIGALGAGARPVVQDPTFGVRLLNLPSRLATVALTMTTTGAVMMALAWLMLGRFALGKRRMSRSQLDRTLLLWMLPLLVAPPMYSKDVYSYLAQSQISRLGLDPYRVGPAPALGLDHVFTLSVPSLWRETPAPYGPLFLWIGRGISALTGENIVTAVLCHRVVVLLGVGLIVWAVPRLAARCGVAEVSALWLGAANPLLLMHLVAGIHNEALMLGLMLTGTEFALRGITSAQPLLPSLRAHPNRQVHADWAPLAGLLIGAVLITLSSQVKLPSLLALGFVAMALGWRWGGDLRAFLLAGTSMAALAAAVTGLIGWASGLGFGWVFTLGTANVVRSWMSPPTLIALGTGQVGILLGLGDHTTAVLSLTRAIGVLIIAVLVVWLLLVVFNGRLHPVGGLGVALGITVLLFPVVQPWYLLWAIIPLAAWATRPNFRIAVIAVTLVVGIFGPTANGDRFALFQIVDATLASAVVVLGLFLLTYRRLPWRELPAEADTRSAPVEEQTPRPAAATDAYADSP comes from the coding sequence ATGGCCTTCCGCCGGCATTCGCTGAGCACGTCGATCGCGCACCTGCACGGCGACGAGCGCACCGTCGGCTCCCCGCTTAATGCCGCTGAGCTGGTCGCCTTGCGACGAACCCGGCTGTTCGGTGCCACCGGCACCGTGCTGATGGCCATCGGCGCGCTCGGGGCCGGTGCGCGGCCGGTGGTGCAAGACCCGACCTTCGGGGTTCGGCTGCTGAATCTGCCGTCGCGGCTGGCCACGGTGGCCCTGACCATGACCACCACCGGCGCGGTGATGATGGCGCTGGCCTGGCTGATGCTGGGGCGGTTCGCGCTGGGAAAGCGGCGGATGTCGCGCAGCCAGCTCGACCGCACCTTGCTGCTGTGGATGCTGCCGCTGCTGGTCGCCCCGCCGATGTACAGCAAGGACGTCTACTCCTATCTGGCACAGAGTCAGATCTCTCGGCTGGGTCTGGACCCCTACCGGGTGGGCCCGGCACCGGCACTGGGCCTTGACCACGTCTTCACCCTGTCCGTGCCCAGCCTCTGGCGGGAGACGCCGGCACCCTACGGGCCGCTGTTCTTGTGGATCGGTCGGGGAATTTCGGCGCTGACCGGGGAAAACATCGTCACCGCGGTGCTGTGCCACCGGGTGGTGGTGCTGCTCGGTGTCGGATTGATCGTGTGGGCGGTGCCGCGCCTGGCGGCGCGCTGCGGGGTCGCCGAGGTCAGCGCCCTGTGGCTCGGTGCGGCCAATCCGCTGTTGCTGATGCACCTGGTGGCCGGCATCCACAACGAGGCATTGATGCTCGGACTCATGCTGACCGGCACGGAGTTCGCCTTGCGCGGGATCACCTCGGCACAGCCCCTGCTGCCCTCGCTGCGCGCGCATCCCAACCGGCAGGTTCATGCGGACTGGGCTCCGCTGGCCGGGCTGCTCATCGGCGCGGTGCTGATCACACTGTCATCGCAGGTCAAGCTGCCGTCGCTGCTGGCACTCGGTTTTGTCGCGATGGCGCTGGGCTGGCGGTGGGGCGGCGACCTGCGGGCGTTTCTGCTGGCCGGTACGAGCATGGCCGCGCTGGCGGCGGCGGTGACGGGCTTGATCGGCTGGGCCAGCGGGCTGGGCTTCGGGTGGGTGTTCACCTTGGGCACGGCCAACGTGGTGCGCAGTTGGATGTCGCCGCCAACGCTGATCGCCCTCGGCACCGGCCAGGTCGGGATCTTGCTGGGACTGGGTGATCACACCACCGCGGTGCTGTCGCTGACCCGTGCCATCGGTGTCCTGATCATCGCGGTGCTGGTGGTGTGGCTGTTGTTGGTGGTGTTCAATGGCCGGCTGCATCCGGTCGGTGGCCTCGGCGTTGCGCTGGGCATCACCGTCCTGCTGTTCCCGGTGGTCCAGCCGTGGTATCTGCTGTGGGCGATCATCCCGCTGGCAGCCTGGGCGACCCGCCCGAACTTCCGGATCGCGGTGATCGCCGTAACCCTGGTGGTGGGCATCTTCGGCCCGACCGCCAACGGTGACCGTTTCGCCCTGTTCCAGATCGTGGACGCCACCCTGGCCAGTGCCGTCGTGGTGCTGGGGTTGTTCCTGCTGACCTATCGGCGGCTGCCGTGGCGTGAGTTGCCTGCCGAAGCTGACACCCGCAGTGCACCGGTCGAGGAACAGACCCCACGGCCGGCCGCCGCCACCGACGCTTACGCTGATTCTCCGTGA
- a CDS encoding ABC transporter ATP-binding protein, whose protein sequence is MNSAVAVRLRGVRKRYGTGPSAVDAVAGLDFDVQTAEVFALLGPNGAGKTTTVEMCEGFVRPDSGTIEVLGLDPVADNDRLRERIGVMLQGGGGYPAARAGEMLKLVASYSANPLDPQWLLDTLGLTDAARTTYRRLSGGQQQRLALACALVGRPELVFLDEPTAGMDAHARLLVWELIDALRRDGVTVVLTTHHLREAEELADRLLIIDHGAVVAAGTPAELTRSGAQGQLRFTAPPRLDLSLLITALPEGYRASEVLPGEYLVEGTVDPQVLATVTAWCARMDVLATALRVEQRSLEDVFLELTGRELRA, encoded by the coding sequence GTGAACTCAGCTGTCGCGGTGCGCTTGCGCGGAGTGCGCAAGCGTTACGGGACCGGTCCGTCTGCGGTCGATGCGGTCGCCGGCCTTGATTTCGACGTACAGACCGCCGAAGTGTTCGCCCTCCTCGGCCCGAACGGCGCCGGGAAGACGACCACGGTCGAGATGTGCGAAGGCTTCGTCCGCCCGGACTCCGGAACCATCGAAGTGCTCGGCTTGGACCCGGTCGCCGACAATGACCGGCTTCGGGAGCGCATCGGGGTGATGCTGCAGGGCGGCGGCGGCTACCCGGCCGCCCGCGCCGGGGAGATGCTCAAGCTGGTCGCGTCGTATTCCGCCAACCCGCTGGACCCGCAATGGCTGCTGGACACCCTGGGGCTGACCGATGCGGCACGCACCACCTACCGCCGGCTCTCCGGCGGGCAGCAGCAGCGCCTCGCCCTGGCCTGCGCACTGGTCGGCCGGCCGGAGCTGGTGTTCCTCGACGAGCCGACCGCCGGCATGGATGCGCACGCCCGCCTGCTGGTGTGGGAGCTGATCGACGCCTTGCGCCGCGACGGCGTGACGGTGGTGCTCACCACGCACCACCTGCGTGAGGCCGAGGAGCTGGCCGACCGGCTGCTGATCATCGACCACGGCGCGGTGGTCGCCGCCGGCACGCCGGCGGAGTTGACCCGCAGCGGCGCCCAGGGGCAGCTGCGGTTCACCGCGCCGCCGCGACTGGATCTGTCGTTGCTGATCACGGCGTTGCCGGAGGGCTATCGGGCCAGCGAGGTACTGCCCGGTGAATACCTCGTCGAAGGAACCGTCGATCCCCAGGTGCTGGCGACCGTGACCGCCTGGTGCGCCCGCATGGACGTGCTGGCCACCGCGCTGCGGGTCGAGCAGCGCAGCCTTGAGGACGTGTTCTTGGAGCTGACCGGACGGGAGCTACGCGCATGA
- a CDS encoding ABC transporter permease, giving the protein MSTEQVFAPGTFTPDPRPASVPAMLAAQYRLELTLLLRNGEQLLLTMFIPITLLIGLTVLPLGPFGEGHAERATTVLPVIMSLAVIATAFTGQAIAVAFDRRYGALKRLGATALPVWGVIAGKSLSVATVVLLQSVLLGAIGAALGWRPTLAGLGLGAVIIALGTACFAALGLLLGGSLRAEIVLAGANLMWFVFGGFSALTVETDLVPGTVRWLARLTPSGALTEALAQALSVSIDWFGIAVVAVWGVLAAVGAVRWFRFS; this is encoded by the coding sequence ATGAGTACCGAGCAGGTCTTCGCGCCCGGCACCTTCACCCCCGACCCTCGTCCGGCCAGCGTGCCGGCGATGCTGGCCGCGCAGTACCGGCTGGAGTTGACCCTGCTGCTGCGCAACGGCGAGCAGCTGCTGCTGACGATGTTCATTCCGATCACCCTGTTGATCGGGCTGACGGTGCTGCCGCTGGGTCCGTTCGGCGAGGGACACGCCGAACGCGCCACCACCGTGCTGCCGGTGATCATGTCGCTGGCAGTGATCGCCACCGCATTCACCGGCCAGGCGATCGCCGTGGCCTTCGACCGGCGCTACGGAGCCCTGAAACGACTGGGCGCCACGGCGCTACCGGTCTGGGGCGTCATCGCCGGCAAATCTCTGTCGGTGGCCACGGTCGTTCTGCTGCAGTCGGTGCTGCTCGGGGCGATCGGCGCTGCGCTGGGTTGGCGTCCGACGCTGGCCGGCCTCGGCCTGGGCGCGGTGATCATCGCGCTCGGTACCGCCTGTTTCGCGGCGTTGGGTCTGCTGCTCGGCGGCAGCCTGCGCGCCGAGATCGTGCTGGCCGGCGCGAACCTGATGTGGTTCGTGTTCGGCGGGTTCTCCGCGCTGACGGTCGAGACCGACCTGGTGCCCGGCACGGTCCGCTGGCTCGCCCGGCTGACCCCGTCGGGGGCGCTCACCGAGGCGCTGGCACAAGCGCTGAGCGTCTCGATCGATTGGTTCGGTATCGCGGTGGTGGCGGTGTGGGGTGTGTTGGCGGCCGTCGGTGCCGTGCGATGGTTCCGGTTCAGCTGA
- a CDS encoding COX15/CtaA family protein, whose amino-acid sequence MRLVDLLPEPGLRTQRWLAAAVVFTQGFISVTGAIVRVTASGLGCPTWPQCFPGSYVPVAVSEVPRIHQAIEFGNRMVTFAVVITAALAVLAVIRARRRTEVLVYAWLMPGSTVLQAVIGGITVRTGLAWWTVAVHLLVSMLMVWLAVQFYAKVGQTDDASAVVTYRVPAPLRGLTALCAVTLAAVLVTGTLVTGAGPHAGDRSAARTVARLKVEVATLAHLHESLLIGFLGLLVGLAFGLAAVQAAKPVMRRLAVVTALTLAQGLIGVVQYFTGVPAVLVTLHVAGAVLVTGATAALWASLRQRTQPESL is encoded by the coding sequence ATGCGCCTGGTAGACCTGCTACCCGAACCGGGCCTGCGCACCCAGCGATGGCTGGCTGCCGCGGTCGTCTTCACGCAGGGATTCATCTCGGTCACCGGCGCGATCGTTCGCGTCACCGCGTCCGGATTGGGCTGCCCGACCTGGCCGCAGTGCTTCCCGGGCAGTTACGTGCCGGTGGCCGTCTCGGAAGTTCCGCGGATTCATCAGGCCATCGAGTTCGGGAACCGAATGGTCACCTTCGCGGTCGTGATCACCGCGGCGCTGGCCGTACTGGCCGTGATCCGGGCCCGTCGGCGTACCGAGGTACTGGTCTACGCCTGGCTGATGCCCGGCTCCACGGTGTTGCAGGCGGTGATCGGCGGGATCACCGTACGCACCGGGCTGGCGTGGTGGACGGTGGCGGTGCACCTGCTGGTCTCCATGCTGATGGTTTGGCTGGCGGTGCAGTTCTACGCGAAGGTCGGCCAGACCGATGACGCGTCGGCGGTGGTGACTTACCGGGTCCCAGCGCCGTTGCGCGGGCTGACCGCGCTGTGTGCCGTCACGCTGGCCGCGGTGCTGGTGACCGGCACCTTGGTGACCGGCGCCGGCCCGCACGCCGGCGACAGGAGCGCGGCCCGCACGGTGGCTCGCCTCAAGGTGGAGGTCGCTACGCTCGCCCACCTGCATGAGTCGCTGCTGATCGGATTCCTCGGTCTGTTGGTGGGCCTGGCCTTCGGGCTGGCTGCGGTGCAGGCGGCCAAGCCGGTGATGCGCCGGCTGGCGGTGGTCACAGCCCTCACGTTGGCGCAGGGGCTGATCGGCGTGGTCCAGTACTTCACCGGTGTACCTGCGGTGCTGGTCACTCTGCACGTGGCGGGTGCGGTGCTGGTGACCGGCGCGACCGCGGCACTATGGGCGTCGCTGCGCCAGCGGACCCAACCCGAGTCGCTCTAG
- a CDS encoding quinone oxidoreductase family protein, with translation MHAVEVAATGGPEVLNLVDRPQPSPASGEVLIRVDAVGVNYIDTYFRSGVYPAALPFVVGNEAAGTVAEVGAGVTALAVGDRVVTAAATGAYAQYCTAPASLTAPIPDGVAADVAAAALLKGLTAHYLIKSVYPIQSGDTVLLHAGAGGVGLILTQWATALGARVITTVSSPSKAELSVQAGAVEVLDYPGSAPEDAAAFGARVRELVDGGVVAVYDGVGAATFDASLASLAVRGTLALFGAASGPVPPVDPQRLNAAGSVYLTRPNLAHFTRTAPEFTWRTGELFEAIGNGTIAVTVSRRYPLAEAAQAHRDLQGRQTVGSIVLDA, from the coding sequence ATGCACGCCGTGGAAGTGGCCGCGACCGGCGGTCCAGAAGTTTTGAACCTGGTCGACAGGCCTCAGCCCTCCCCTGCCTCCGGTGAGGTGTTGATCCGGGTCGATGCCGTCGGGGTCAACTACATCGACACGTACTTCCGCTCCGGGGTCTACCCCGCCGCGCTGCCGTTCGTGGTGGGCAATGAGGCCGCGGGTACGGTCGCCGAGGTCGGCGCGGGAGTGACCGCCTTGGCGGTGGGTGATCGCGTGGTGACGGCGGCAGCGACCGGCGCCTACGCCCAGTACTGCACGGCCCCAGCGTCTTTGACCGCCCCCATCCCCGACGGCGTTGCGGCCGACGTGGCCGCGGCCGCGCTGCTCAAAGGCCTGACGGCGCATTACCTGATCAAGTCGGTGTATCCCATACAGTCCGGCGACACCGTGTTGTTGCACGCCGGCGCCGGCGGCGTGGGACTGATCCTGACCCAATGGGCCACCGCGCTCGGGGCTCGGGTGATCACCACGGTGTCGAGTCCGTCCAAGGCCGAATTGTCCGTGCAAGCCGGTGCCGTGGAGGTGCTCGACTACCCCGGCTCAGCCCCTGAAGACGCCGCGGCGTTCGGCGCCCGGGTCCGGGAGCTGGTCGACGGCGGGGTGGTCGCGGTGTACGACGGGGTGGGCGCGGCGACGTTCGACGCCAGCCTGGCGAGCCTCGCTGTCCGGGGCACCTTGGCGCTGTTCGGCGCTGCCAGCGGTCCGGTTCCGCCGGTCGACCCGCAGCGGCTCAATGCCGCGGGCTCGGTCTACCTGACGCGTCCCAACCTGGCTCACTTCACCCGTACCGCACCGGAATTCACCTGGCGCACGGGCGAACTGTTCGAGGCGATCGGCAACGGCACGATCGCGGTGACGGTCAGCAGGCGCTACCCGCTGGCCGAGGCGGCCCAAGCCCACCGCGATCTGCAGGGCCGCCAGACGGTCGGCTCGATCGTGCTGGACGCCTAG
- a CDS encoding PPE family protein encodes MASPPEVHATLLTTGPGPGPLLAAAGAWSSLSVAYTTAAQDLTALLASVAAGLWRGVAAEQYQAAHLPHLSWLYRAGVDSARMAAVHEQTAAAYTAALAAMPTLPELAANHATHGVLVATNFFGINTIPIALNEADYFRMWVQAATTMATYEAVSETSAAATPGVSATVPIQKSAADSSPPSSWQNPLQGLLDFLEPILKALGIQDGVTAHDPMVSNALTTAVSHFLQNFGINWNPAAGTLNGQVYDFYVNAADPMWYMARSLELFEDFLYISQDPSQIIPALQYFVALALFDWPTHIAQLATTISQSPALFVAAAGAVVAPAGALSGLAGLAGLGPAPGVVAAPAPPVVVADVPSVAVGSPVMAPPTSPPAGPPASVPASAGPPAPPPAPPAAVPASAPLMPYLIGGGPGIDYGSGLGAHVGAPAAARRKSPTPDAASAQAAEAARRSTRLRRRKTRPGHDDAVMDLTVGVSPDWGPTPASDHGAGELGRAGAARAEQSRPTGLTRVATAEFADGPRQPLLPETWDAG; translated from the coding sequence ATGGCGTCTCCGCCTGAGGTGCACGCGACGCTGCTCACTACCGGTCCCGGTCCCGGACCGCTGCTCGCGGCCGCGGGTGCATGGTCGTCGCTGAGCGTGGCATACACCACGGCGGCGCAGGATCTGACCGCACTGCTGGCATCGGTGGCGGCCGGGCTGTGGCGCGGTGTCGCCGCTGAGCAGTATCAAGCGGCGCACCTGCCGCATCTGTCGTGGCTGTACCGCGCCGGTGTCGACAGCGCCCGGATGGCGGCAGTCCACGAACAGACGGCGGCGGCCTACACGGCCGCGCTTGCGGCGATGCCGACATTGCCGGAGTTGGCCGCCAATCACGCCACCCACGGCGTCTTGGTGGCGACGAATTTCTTTGGGATCAACACCATTCCCATTGCCCTCAACGAGGCCGACTACTTCCGGATGTGGGTGCAGGCCGCCACTACGATGGCGACCTATGAAGCAGTCTCCGAAACCTCGGCGGCAGCGACTCCCGGCGTCAGCGCGACCGTTCCGATCCAGAAATCGGCCGCCGACTCATCACCTCCCTCATCGTGGCAAAACCCGTTGCAAGGACTGCTGGACTTCCTCGAGCCGATCCTGAAGGCCCTAGGCATCCAAGACGGTGTGACCGCCCATGATCCGATGGTCTCCAACGCCCTGACCACCGCCGTCTCGCACTTCCTGCAGAACTTCGGGATCAACTGGAATCCCGCCGCCGGCACCCTCAATGGCCAGGTCTACGACTTCTACGTCAACGCCGCAGACCCGATGTGGTACATGGCCAGGTCCCTGGAGCTGTTCGAGGACTTCCTCTACATCAGCCAGGACCCGAGCCAGATCATCCCGGCGCTGCAGTACTTCGTGGCGCTGGCGCTCTTCGACTGGCCAACCCACATCGCCCAGCTGGCGACGACGATCAGCCAGTCTCCGGCGCTGTTCGTCGCCGCGGCGGGTGCCGTGGTCGCTCCCGCCGGCGCCCTGAGCGGGCTCGCCGGCCTTGCCGGACTGGGGCCGGCGCCGGGGGTGGTCGCAGCGCCGGCGCCACCGGTGGTCGTCGCGGACGTTCCGAGCGTCGCGGTTGGTTCGCCGGTGATGGCACCACCCACCAGCCCGCCCGCCGGACCACCGGCGTCCGTCCCGGCCAGTGCGGGCCCGCCGGCCCCGCCACCCGCGCCGCCGGCGGCCGTGCCCGCGAGCGCGCCGCTGATGCCCTACCTGATCGGTGGTGGGCCGGGCATCGACTACGGCTCGGGGCTCGGTGCGCACGTCGGCGCCCCGGCTGCGGCCAGAAGGAAGTCGCCGACCCCCGATGCGGCCTCGGCGCAGGCGGCAGAGGCTGCTCGCCGGTCCACGCGGCTGCGCCGCCGCAAGACCAGGCCGGGCCACGATGACGCCGTGATGGATCTGACGGTCGGCGTCAGCCCGGATTGGGGACCGACACCGGCCTCGGATCACGGCGCCGGCGAGCTGGGCCGCGCAGGCGCCGCACGCGCCGAGCAATCCCGGCCGACGGGCCTGACCCGGGTGGCAACAGCCGAATTCGCCGACGGCCCGCGGCAGCCGCTGCTGCCCGAGACCTGGGACGCGGGCTAG
- a CDS encoding PPE family protein, translating into MASPPEVHSALLSAGAGPGPLLASASAWSALEVEYADAADELQALLGSVEAGAWQGPSAQAYASAHSPYLAWLTQASADSAATAAQYEAAAGAYVSALAAMPTLPELAANHATHGVLVATNFFGINTIPIALNEADYVRMWVQAATTMATYQAVSGAAVASVPHTPPAPPILKADAQPADGDEGTDPTVNDPLDQLIAKILQTASNGQINWDPAHAMMNGIPYDEYVDPNQPMFWLVRALELWEDFQQLGVNFQQNPALAFQYLVQLAEFDWPTHLAEIGSWLAQSPQLFAAAIGVLVAPVGAIGGLAGLAGLAGLPQPLAPLPLDTVPDALGVGSGSAGGPAPAIPSAPAPAPAPAPAPAAAGIGGQAPAPPPPPPGGAPFFPPYLLGPPGIGTGSGMPVGAGASRKASEPRGSAAAAAATAAERDQQRTRRRRRTKLRRPDDAFMDLNVEVTPDWADPADPSVTASSRGVTGFTGTLVRGGAPAGGLTVSSGGAFDDEPRMPLLPGSWPDKKG; encoded by the coding sequence TGGCATCTCCGCCCGAGGTGCACTCCGCGTTGCTGAGCGCCGGAGCGGGGCCCGGACCGCTGCTGGCGTCCGCTTCGGCATGGTCGGCGCTGGAAGTTGAGTACGCCGACGCCGCTGATGAACTGCAGGCGTTGCTGGGCTCGGTTGAGGCCGGCGCGTGGCAAGGCCCGAGTGCGCAGGCGTATGCGAGCGCGCACTCGCCCTACCTGGCGTGGCTGACTCAGGCCAGCGCGGACAGTGCGGCAACCGCGGCCCAGTACGAGGCGGCCGCCGGTGCCTATGTCAGCGCGCTGGCCGCCATGCCGACGTTGCCGGAGCTCGCCGCCAATCACGCCACCCATGGGGTATTGGTGGCGACGAATTTCTTTGGCATCAACACCATTCCGATTGCCCTCAACGAGGCCGACTACGTGCGGATGTGGGTGCAGGCCGCAACGACGATGGCAACGTACCAAGCGGTCAGTGGCGCGGCGGTGGCCTCGGTGCCGCACACCCCGCCGGCGCCTCCGATCCTCAAAGCCGACGCTCAACCCGCCGATGGCGACGAGGGCACCGACCCCACCGTCAACGATCCGCTGGATCAGCTGATCGCCAAGATTCTGCAGACCGCCAGCAACGGGCAGATCAATTGGGATCCCGCGCACGCCATGATGAACGGGATTCCCTACGACGAGTACGTCGATCCCAACCAGCCGATGTTCTGGCTGGTGCGGGCACTGGAACTGTGGGAGGACTTTCAGCAGCTCGGCGTGAACTTCCAGCAGAACCCCGCATTGGCGTTCCAATACCTGGTCCAGCTCGCCGAGTTCGACTGGCCGACACACCTCGCCGAGATCGGCTCCTGGCTGGCCCAGTCGCCCCAGTTGTTCGCCGCCGCGATCGGCGTGCTGGTCGCCCCGGTGGGCGCGATAGGAGGTCTCGCCGGGCTGGCCGGATTGGCGGGTCTTCCGCAGCCTCTCGCGCCGCTGCCACTGGACACCGTTCCCGATGCCTTAGGGGTCGGATCGGGCTCGGCAGGGGGTCCGGCGCCGGCGATCCCGTCTGCGCCGGCTCCGGCTCCGGCTCCAGCTCCGGCGCCCGCGGCGGCAGGCATCGGCGGCCAGGCGCCGGCGCCGCCGCCCCCGCCGCCAGGTGGTGCGCCGTTCTTTCCTCCATACCTGCTCGGCCCGCCCGGCATCGGTACCGGGTCTGGAATGCCCGTGGGCGCCGGGGCGTCGCGCAAGGCCTCCGAGCCGCGCGGTTCGGCGGCTGCCGCTGCTGCGACCGCGGCCGAACGCGACCAACAGCGGACCCGACGCCGTCGACGCACCAAGCTGCGCCGGCCCGATGACGCCTTCATGGACCTCAACGTCGAGGTGACACCGGACTGGGCTGACCCGGCCGATCCGAGCGTGACTGCGTCATCTCGCGGCGTGACCGGATTCACCGGGACGCTGGTCCGGGGAGGCGCTCCGGCCGGGGGTTTGACCGTGTCGTCCGGCGGCGCATTCGACGACGAACCGCGTATGCCCCTGCTGCCAGGCAGCTGGCCGGACAAAAAAGGGTAG